The following DNA comes from Candidatus Angelobacter sp..
TTCGCGAATGAGCTGTCGCGCTTCCGCGACAATGTCGGCCAGCGCGCGGCTGCGATGGCTGCCGCGCATCCGCGGGATGATGCAGAAGCTGCAGGGGTGATTGCACCCTTCGGCGATTTTTACGTAGGCGAAATGGCGGGGTGTGAGTCGAAAGCGGGGCGTGGCGTAATCCGGGATGTAGCCCGGTCGTCGATTCACGTCAACGAGCGGCGCGACGGAATGCCGGTCGGATGGAGCAGGCCGACGCCTTTCTTCGGTCCCAATCGTCCTGGTCCCGCCGAATTTGTCCGTGCCCCCGTAATGCTCCTCCGGGTCGTGGGGGTTCGATCCTTCCCGCGCCTCCATTTCTGCGAAGCGCGCGATGATTTTTGACTTTCGGCCCGTTGCGACGATTTCCTCGCGTTCCGGGATTTTAAGCGCGCGCCGGGTCAGGGCTTCTTTGACGATGCTGGAAACCTGTGCCACCTGGTCAATCCCCATGAAAGCGTCAACCTCCGGCAACAAACCGGGCAGGTTGTCGCGGAAGCGCTGCGGCAGGCAACCGGAAACGATCAGTGCCTGGCCGCGATGATCTGCCTCCCGGACCTGCGCCGACTCGAGGATCGTGTCCACGCTTTCTTCCTGGGCGGCGTCGATGAACGAGCAGGTGTTGATGATGATTGCGTCCGCACTGGCGGCATCATTGACGATTTCCACGCCACTCTTCAGCAGTGAGCCGAGCATGATCTCGGCGTCCACCAGGTTTTTGGCGCAGCCGAGCGAAATCAGGCCGACACGAATCGGGCGACCGGTTGCAGGACCGTTTATCACAAGCCGGAAAAGCTACGCGAACAGGGCGGCACGACGCAACCCTGGAACTCCACGGGCCCCGCCCCGCAAGCGTGGGCAGGAACAAGCAGGCCCGGGGACGGCCGCGGCGAATTATTTTGTGGGTTGGACGGGCGGAAGCGGGAGGGTATCGCCCGACTGTTTTTGCGAAGGTTGATAAAGACCCGGGCCGAGGCCGTTCAGCGGGTCCTTGGACTGATGGCCCCGCCACGCGCGATAGCCGAGGACGAGGACAAGCAGCGCCAGCGCCGCGCCAACCGAAGGCAGGGCCACACGCCAGTTGACCTTGGACATTTGCAACATGACCACGTCGAGGAATGCCCGAGGTTCACGGCTGAGTGGCGGCGGGGCGTGGAATTTTTCCGTGTGGCTGAGTTCCGCCTCGAGCAGGGCCATCACTGCCGGCACATCGAGCCTGACCAGCGTCGCATAGGTGCGCACAAAACCCCGGAGATAGACCGTCGCAGCGAAAGTGGTGTAGTTCCCGTCCTCCAGGGCGCGGACATGGTCGGTCTTGATCTTGGTGATCTCGGCGACTTGATAAATGCTGAGGCCCTGCGCCTCGCGCGCCGCGCGGAGTTGTTCGGCAACTGTGGGCATGACCGCCGTTCTATAGCGGTTTTGCGGGCTTAATGGCAATCAGGGAAAAGGCCGGGTCGCCACGGGATCATAAATGCCGATCCCCGAACTTCCCATTGCCATTCAAGTATCAAACCATCGTGACGCCCGATGACAAGCTGAAGCTGGCCCGGGAGTTCTCACGGCGCCATCCAACAGCGGATTACACGATCCGATTCAAACGTCTTCGGCGAAGTTGACGATTTGGATCGCGATATATCCCTGTAGCGCCGGAGTCTTATTTGGGCGAGACCGAGCAACCGGCGCTTTGAGATCCTCCAAACTGGGAGAGCAGCGCTTTGATGCGAACCGGTGTGGGCGCGTATTATTCTTGTCTGAGGGACATCTATTGCGCACACTTTAAGGCCTGCAAAAGCAAATTCGTATCATGCGGCGCGGGAAGCGCCCTCTTTCTCGCCAACCTGCCAACCACGGTAAAGAAGGCCCTTCGTCGCTGGCCGGAGGAACCTGGGAGCGATTCAATTTGCTCTTGGCGAGACCGGTAAGTGGTGCGTCTTTGGCCGTGGTTCGTATTTGTATCGGGATCGTTATGGTTCTGGAGGCGTACTCCCTTTGCAGACCTTCGGCGATGACCTCGGGTCAAATCCCGCTGGAGACCTATTACACGGGCCCGGACGTGCGGTTCAACTTTCCCTACGAAGGATTCTATTGGCTTCCATTGCTGCCGCCGCATTGGATCTACGCACTTGTCGGGTTATTGGCGCTGGCCGGACTGACGATGGCGCTGGGGTTTTGCTATCGCATTTCTGTCGCGACCGTATTCGCGACATGGGCGTATCTATTCCTGGTGGAATCAACGAGGACGTACTGGCAAAGCTATTATTATCTGGAGCTGCTGCTCATCTTTCTCCTGCTTTGGATGCCCGCTGCACGCAGATACAGCGTGGACGCATGGATCGGTCGCAATCGGAATCCACCCAGGACGGTTCCGTACTGGACCAGCTTGCTACTCCGCGGGCAGGTGCTGGTGATGTACTTTTACGGGGGCGTTGCAAAGCTGAATGCGGACTGGTTGCTGGACGCGGCTCCGCTGCGATGGAATCTTCAGGAGCCACACGTAATGGCGAATTTCGAGCCGTATCTCACGACGGCACAACTGGAAACCGTCGGGAGCATTCTACACAGCTCGCAGCTCGCGTATTTTCTCTGTTACGCGGGCGCCTTGTTCGACCTATCAATTGGATTCCTGCTGATGGCCAGACGAACCCGGGCTTTCGCCCTGATTCTCACCGTGATCTTCCACGGGACCAATCATTTCATCATTTACGATAATATTGACTGGCTTCCGCTGGTAGGTGTCGCGACCGCTCTGATCTTTTTGGAACCGGACTGGCCGGAACGATTGTGGAATTGGCTGCGGCACCCTCGAATGGCCAGACCTCACTGGGGCTGGTTTACGGCTGGAGCCATCGTATTTCCGTTTGTTGGCGCCGCACTGGGTTGGAAGTCGAGAGCGAACACCAGCCCGGTCGAACCCAAAGGACCCCATACTCCCGGCCGTTTTACTGCAGCTTTCGTCGTCGTCTGGTTGGCTTGGCAGGGGTTGATGCCCTTACGTCACTTCTTGATAGCAGGGGACGGACGATTCACCTACGAGGGGCTTAGTTTTAGCTGGCGATTAAAAGCGGATGATCATCGTGCCTTGGGCGTCCAGATATTCGTTGAGGACGCGACGATTATTTCGCGTGACGGGATCGGCCGGGTGCAGATCAACTGGAATGAATGGCACGGAAACAAGGTGATATATCGCAACGTGACGCCGGGCAGGATCAACTGGTCGCAGCTTCCCGAGATACTGGTTTTACTGGAACCCGTTGTTGGAGAGAGAATCATTTACAACCCATTGGCCGCGTCAGCGACAGGGCGGACGGAAACGGAAGCGCGTGAACGCATGAAGGGGATCTGGCAGGAGCTGTACGACCGGCAACCAAAAGACGTTCGTCGCACCGTGTCCCTGTTACAGATCCTTGATTCGACTTCCGCGGCATTAAAGGCGACGGGCCGGAGTCGGGAGGCTGCGGAGCTGGCCGATCTTATTTCGCGAACGAAGCAGCTC
Coding sequences within:
- a CDS encoding helix-turn-helix transcriptional regulator; the encoded protein is MPTVAEQLRAAREAQGLSIYQVAEITKIKTDHVRALEDGNYTTFAATVYLRGFVRTYATLVRLDVPAVMALLEAELSHTEKFHAPPPLSREPRAFLDVVMLQMSKVNWRVALPSVGAALALLVLVLGYRAWRGHQSKDPLNGLGPGLYQPSQKQSGDTLPLPPVQPTK
- a CDS encoding HTTM domain-containing protein — its product is MRRGKRPLSRQPANHGKEGPSSLAGGTWERFNLLLARPVSGASLAVVRICIGIVMVLEAYSLCRPSAMTSGQIPLETYYTGPDVRFNFPYEGFYWLPLLPPHWIYALVGLLALAGLTMALGFCYRISVATVFATWAYLFLVESTRTYWQSYYYLELLLIFLLLWMPAARRYSVDAWIGRNRNPPRTVPYWTSLLLRGQVLVMYFYGGVAKLNADWLLDAAPLRWNLQEPHVMANFEPYLTTAQLETVGSILHSSQLAYFLCYAGALFDLSIGFLLMARRTRAFALILTVIFHGTNHFIIYDNIDWLPLVGVATALIFLEPDWPERLWNWLRHPRMARPHWGWFTAGAIVFPFVGAALGWKSRANTSPVEPKGPHTPGRFTAAFVVVWLAWQGLMPLRHFLIAGDGRFTYEGLSFSWRLKADDHRALGVQIFVEDATIISRDGIGRVQINWNEWHGNKVIYRNVTPGRINWSQLPEILVLLEPVVGERIIYNPLAASATGRTETEARERMKGIWQELYDRQPKDVRRTVSLLQILDSTSAALKATGRSREAAELADLISRTKQLSQKESERGTARRIFHDVQEALNELQRGDNSGEVDSLLRSMPPFALGGESPGSAPFFLIDDPQLMEKSRHRPGRIDRGAWKNGPYTRDPRSRREIHVGGEPLIILTSNLGTDVKELMSQACIVDSEGNPDLPAYISWNSLKDLTVSKFNHISNQAFYLRRYARRVAGLWENEYGRRPSVHASTAVSLNGRPFQELVDPNADLASVPASWFRHNTWVRDLQMPRIPREALARH